A region of Jonquetella anthropi DSM 22815 DNA encodes the following proteins:
- a CDS encoding V-type ATP synthase subunit K: MEYLGVALVIFGAALAAGMAGCGSAIGVGIAGEVGAGVMTEDPGKFGLVLMLQALPGTQGIYGLLIAFFAMLKIGLVGGTVTTIGWGVGLAICFACLPMALAGLYSAIAQGKTSAACIQMIARQPGEAGKAVILPAMVETYAVLALLVSILLLNGISL; this comes from the coding sequence ATGGAGTATCTTGGTGTCGCTCTGGTGATTTTTGGTGCAGCCTTGGCAGCAGGAATGGCCGGATGCGGTTCGGCTATCGGCGTCGGTATTGCCGGTGAAGTCGGCGCGGGCGTCATGACGGAAGATCCGGGCAAATTCGGTCTGGTGCTGATGCTTCAGGCTCTGCCGGGCACGCAGGGCATTTACGGTCTGCTGATCGCCTTCTTCGCCATGCTGAAAATCGGCTTGGTGGGCGGTACTGTGACGACGATCGGCTGGGGCGTCGGCCTAGCTATCTGCTTCGCCTGCCTTCCGATGGCCTTAGCGGGGCTGTACTCGGCAATTGCTCAGGGAAAGACGTCGGCGGCCTGCATTCAGATGATCGCCCGTCAGCCCGGCGAAGCGGGCAAGGCGGTCATTCTGCCCGCCATGGTCGAAACGTACGCCGTTCTGGCTCTGCTCGTCAGTATTCTGCTGCTTAACGGCATTTCCCTGTAA
- a CDS encoding V-type ATP synthase subunit E, whose amino-acid sequence MALADIRKKIEGEAAAKAESILAEAQRQADELSRQAEEEIAAVAARYDKSLADETPEIKRRATIVANLDVARLMLGAKRELMDRALDGSLDVLASIDEKQYGSFMEKLLDKAAVTGEEELLVGPEEKVLNAAWLDKYNAARGKKITMSSEHPAIRGGFILRRGKISENCSFETLVRWLRDDLESDLTARLFADE is encoded by the coding sequence ATGGCCCTTGCAGACATTCGGAAGAAAATCGAGGGCGAAGCGGCTGCCAAGGCCGAGTCGATTCTGGCCGAAGCTCAACGTCAGGCAGACGAGCTTTCCCGTCAGGCCGAGGAAGAAATAGCGGCTGTTGCGGCCCGCTATGATAAGTCTCTTGCCGACGAGACGCCGGAAATCAAGCGCCGCGCGACAATTGTCGCCAACTTGGACGTGGCCCGGCTGATGCTGGGAGCCAAACGGGAGCTGATGGACCGGGCTTTAGACGGCTCTTTGGACGTTTTGGCCTCGATTGACGAGAAACAGTACGGGAGCTTTATGGAGAAGCTGCTGGACAAGGCTGCCGTGACTGGCGAGGAAGAGCTTCTCGTCGGCCCGGAGGAAAAAGTCCTGAACGCCGCGTGGTTGGATAAGTACAACGCGGCTCGGGGAAAGAAAATCACCATGTCGTCTGAACACCCGGCTATCCGGGGCGGCTTCATCCTGCGGCGGGGAAAGATCAGCGAGAACTGCTCTTTTGAGACGCTGGTCCGCTGGCTCAGGGATGATTTGGAGTCTGATCTGACGGCCCGTCTCTTTGCAGACGAGTAA
- a CDS encoding V-type ATP synthase subunit I — protein MAVAEVKRIELHVLRSSLEPVMAALQSWGRCDVSEKAASDVPETLAESASDYESALADLRYAIRFLTPRYDDPTSSIARMLGDRDRLTMDQLMRLKDSTDVPALVGQVREKERRLLELKSAKEQTRQVIDVLRNLSDLPCPLSLLTQGTKRVAAFLGQASPEALTVWKDALAEALGSDADVTVHLPADKKVGTPWGLAIYLREREEEFTAVALRCGVARLELPENLAGSVSEEIGGLLAQLDEMTAQERAVESELTQFAVEHMTVLRQLADCYQILEDRREAVARGEKTAQTVALAGWVRSADEAELKRVLAPWEREIDLQVHAPQDGDNPPVTLENPKFAQPLEMLTMLYGAPVYGGADPSVPMFPFFLLFFGLCYGDAGYGVVVAAITWYVLHKYRSMSEGPYRFIKLIFYSGIATIIVGALTGGWFGNMVDEFPFLSFLRPVVHGMAVINPMEQPMVMLGLSLALGLVHIFYGLAIAFYTNVRHGKVFAAVADQGGWALLLIGLLSLGASTQVPSLAPAGKLLALGGAALLILTQGREKPTLFGKLTSGVLSLYGVTSYLGDVLSYSRLLALGLVGSAVAMIINLMSSMVAGVPYVGWVLALLLFFGGQIFSMVINILGAFVHPLRLQYVEFFGKFYESGGTQFEPLTYRTEYVTVAENDGRA, from the coding sequence ATGGCCGTAGCTGAAGTCAAACGAATTGAGCTTCACGTGCTCCGGTCATCTCTTGAGCCGGTCATGGCCGCCCTGCAGTCTTGGGGCCGGTGCGACGTGTCCGAAAAAGCCGCTTCCGACGTCCCTGAAACCTTAGCCGAGTCCGCGTCTGACTACGAGTCGGCCCTTGCGGACCTCCGGTACGCCATTCGTTTTCTGACGCCTCGGTACGACGATCCGACGAGCTCGATCGCCCGAATGCTCGGCGACCGGGATCGGCTGACGATGGACCAGCTGATGCGGCTGAAAGACTCAACGGACGTCCCGGCGCTGGTCGGTCAGGTCCGGGAGAAGGAACGCCGTCTTTTAGAGCTCAAGTCAGCCAAGGAGCAGACCCGTCAGGTGATCGACGTGCTGCGGAACTTGTCCGACCTTCCCTGCCCGCTGTCGCTCTTAACTCAGGGCACCAAGCGGGTCGCCGCCTTTTTAGGGCAGGCGTCGCCGGAAGCCCTGACGGTCTGGAAAGACGCGCTGGCTGAGGCGCTGGGTTCCGACGCCGACGTGACCGTTCACCTGCCGGCAGACAAAAAGGTGGGAACCCCGTGGGGGCTTGCCATCTACCTGCGCGAGCGGGAAGAAGAGTTTACCGCTGTGGCCCTTCGGTGCGGCGTGGCTCGGCTTGAGCTGCCGGAAAATTTGGCCGGATCTGTTTCTGAGGAAATCGGGGGCCTTTTGGCTCAACTGGACGAGATGACGGCTCAGGAACGGGCCGTGGAGAGTGAGCTGACCCAGTTTGCCGTCGAGCATATGACGGTCCTTCGTCAGCTGGCAGACTGTTATCAGATTTTGGAAGACCGGCGCGAGGCCGTCGCTCGGGGCGAAAAAACGGCCCAGACGGTGGCCCTTGCGGGCTGGGTGCGCAGCGCCGACGAGGCGGAACTAAAGCGCGTTTTAGCGCCGTGGGAGCGGGAGATCGACCTGCAGGTTCACGCGCCGCAGGACGGCGATAATCCGCCTGTGACGCTGGAAAACCCGAAGTTCGCTCAGCCCCTCGAAATGCTCACCATGCTTTACGGGGCGCCGGTGTACGGTGGGGCCGACCCGTCGGTTCCGATGTTCCCGTTCTTCCTGCTGTTCTTCGGGCTGTGCTACGGCGACGCGGGATACGGCGTCGTTGTGGCTGCGATTACTTGGTACGTCCTCCACAAGTACCGGTCAATGTCCGAAGGTCCGTATCGGTTCATCAAGCTGATTTTCTATTCTGGCATCGCCACGATTATCGTGGGCGCTCTGACCGGCGGTTGGTTCGGCAATATGGTCGACGAGTTTCCCTTCCTGTCGTTCCTCCGGCCGGTTGTCCACGGCATGGCGGTCATCAACCCGATGGAGCAGCCCATGGTCATGCTGGGGCTGTCCTTGGCTTTAGGGCTGGTGCACATCTTCTACGGTTTGGCGATCGCGTTTTACACCAACGTCCGCCACGGCAAAGTTTTTGCCGCGGTAGCCGATCAGGGCGGCTGGGCGCTGCTTTTGATCGGACTTCTGTCGCTTGGGGCTTCGACTCAGGTCCCGTCGCTGGCTCCGGCCGGCAAGCTGCTGGCTTTGGGCGGCGCCGCGCTACTGATCCTCACGCAGGGGCGGGAGAAGCCCACGCTGTTTGGCAAACTGACCAGCGGCGTGCTGAGCCTGTACGGCGTCACTTCTTACTTGGGTGACGTGCTGAGCTACAGCCGCCTGCTCGCTCTGGGGCTGGTCGGCAGTGCCGTAGCGATGATCATCAACCTGATGTCGTCCATGGTGGCCGGCGTGCCGTATGTCGGGTGGGTGCTTGCCCTGCTGCTGTTCTTCGGCGGGCAGATTTTCAGCATGGTCATCAACATCTTGGGGGCGTTTGTTCACCCCCTGCGCCTTCAGTACGTGGAGTTTTTCGGAAAGTTTTACGAAAGCGGCGGCACGCAGTTCGAGCCTCTAACGTACCGAACCGAGTACGTCACTGTGGCCGAAAACGACGGCAGAGCCTAG
- a CDS encoding V-type ATP synthase subunit A, with translation MVKGTIERISGPLVVAKGMTGASMYDVVRIGDIGLVGEIIELKGDTASIQAYEETSGLRPGEPVVSTGEPLSVELGPGLIEQFYDGIQRPLRDIETVAKSPYIAKGISVSPLDHSRKWGFEPRAEVGDRVSVGDVLGVVKETVLVEHRIMVPWGVEGKLISVERGDFTLDDVIAVVEDDSGVRHELTMMQRWPVRKGRPVARRLPPNTPLTTGQRVVDTFFPIAMGGTACVPGPFGSGKTVIQHQLAKWAEAQIVVYIGCGERGNEMTDVLLEFPELEDPRSGQPLMKRTVLIANTSNMPVAAREASVYTGITIAEYYRDMGYSVALMADSTSRWAEALREMSGRLEEMPGDEGYPAYLGSRLASFYERAGRVVCLGKARAEGSVSAIGAVSPPGGDLSEPVTQNTLRVTKVFWGLDANLAYQRHFPAINWLTSYSLYTNQLDAYWDGKFNAEWTPTRVEAMSLLTEESSLNEIVRLVGLDALSRNERMIMETAKSLREDFLHQNAFHETDTYTSMDKQFKMLSTIIKFHHLGAEALKAGADMNKLFNLPVREKIARMGLVGENELEKLDALEDEMKAQIGELVTAGGGRS, from the coding sequence ATGGTAAAAGGCACTATTGAACGAATCTCCGGTCCCCTGGTCGTCGCGAAGGGGATGACTGGCGCGAGCATGTACGACGTGGTTCGCATCGGCGACATCGGGTTGGTTGGCGAGATCATCGAACTCAAGGGTGATACTGCCTCCATCCAGGCCTACGAGGAAACGTCAGGCCTTCGCCCCGGCGAGCCGGTCGTGAGCACCGGTGAACCCCTGAGCGTCGAGCTGGGCCCCGGACTGATCGAGCAGTTTTATGACGGGATTCAGCGCCCGCTGAGAGATATTGAGACGGTTGCAAAAAGCCCCTATATCGCGAAGGGCATTTCCGTCTCGCCGCTGGATCATTCCCGGAAGTGGGGCTTCGAGCCCCGCGCCGAAGTCGGCGACCGGGTGAGCGTGGGAGACGTTTTAGGCGTTGTGAAAGAGACCGTTCTCGTTGAGCATCGGATCATGGTGCCGTGGGGCGTGGAAGGAAAACTGATCAGCGTTGAGCGCGGCGACTTCACGTTGGACGACGTCATTGCGGTTGTGGAGGACGACAGCGGAGTTCGGCACGAGCTGACCATGATGCAGCGGTGGCCCGTGCGCAAAGGACGCCCGGTCGCTCGTCGGCTGCCGCCCAATACGCCGCTGACCACCGGTCAGCGGGTCGTCGACACGTTCTTCCCCATCGCTATGGGCGGCACGGCCTGCGTGCCTGGCCCGTTCGGTTCTGGGAAGACGGTCATTCAGCACCAGCTGGCAAAGTGGGCGGAGGCTCAGATCGTCGTCTACATCGGCTGCGGCGAGCGCGGCAACGAGATGACCGACGTGCTTCTCGAGTTCCCCGAACTGGAAGACCCTCGGTCCGGCCAGCCCCTGATGAAGCGGACTGTGCTCATTGCCAACACGTCCAACATGCCCGTGGCGGCCCGCGAGGCCAGCGTGTACACCGGCATCACCATTGCCGAGTACTACCGGGACATGGGATATTCAGTCGCCCTGATGGCCGACTCGACGAGCCGCTGGGCAGAAGCCCTGCGCGAGATGTCCGGCCGTCTGGAAGAAATGCCCGGCGACGAAGGGTACCCGGCGTATTTGGGCAGCCGTCTAGCTTCGTTCTACGAACGGGCCGGTCGGGTCGTCTGTCTCGGCAAGGCTCGGGCCGAAGGCTCAGTTTCCGCCATCGGGGCCGTATCGCCTCCTGGCGGCGACCTGTCCGAGCCGGTCACGCAGAACACGCTGCGGGTCACCAAGGTGTTCTGGGGGCTGGACGCCAACTTGGCGTACCAGCGTCACTTCCCGGCCATCAACTGGTTGACCAGCTACTCGCTTTACACCAACCAGCTTGACGCGTACTGGGACGGCAAGTTCAACGCCGAGTGGACGCCCACCCGGGTCGAGGCCATGAGCCTGCTGACCGAGGAGTCGTCGCTCAACGAGATCGTTCGGCTCGTCGGGTTGGACGCCCTGTCCCGCAACGAGCGAATGATCATGGAGACCGCCAAGTCCCTTCGAGAGGACTTCCTGCACCAGAACGCCTTCCACGAGACGGATACCTACACGTCCATGGACAAGCAGTTTAAAATGCTCTCCACCATCATCAAGTTCCACCATTTGGGGGCCGAAGCGCTCAAGGCCGGCGCGGACATGAACAAGCTGTTCAACCTGCCGGTCCGCGAGAAGATCGCCCGAATGGGGTTGGTGGGCGAAAACGAGCTGGAGAAATTGGACGCCCTTGAGGACGAAATGAAAGCTCAGATCGGCGAGCTGGTCACTGCAGGAGGTGGACGGTCATGA
- a CDS encoding V-type ATPase subunit, with product MASKKDYGYAVARLKAMEDRLLDEAFFARLLESQSLEAAIKALSETHYSAAFMELKSPSDFDSAIDGELARTYRDVASFVPDEALVTLCRLLYDVHNAKVVMKGAMMSDGGTGRRLDLLSPLGSMDTDGLVLTLEGGEWGKLPWNLGECCRQAQGHWDQHHDMQAVECLIDRGYYRALLDIASGLDMDLVTAWAKARIDGDNVKSLLRLSRLQLDPGAVEAFLHPGGTIDTPRLKSLLAEPVENWSRELQAHPIGRLLESFQEGGAFSTLVVRFERDLDDYISSVLAPSKFGTFEPANVVRYLWAREVETKNLRIVLVAVASGVNRETIRGLLRHV from the coding sequence ATGGCCTCGAAAAAAGACTACGGGTACGCCGTTGCCCGGCTGAAAGCGATGGAGGACCGCCTGCTCGATGAGGCGTTCTTCGCCCGTCTGCTGGAAAGCCAGTCTCTGGAAGCGGCGATCAAGGCTCTGAGCGAGACGCACTACTCGGCGGCGTTCATGGAACTCAAGTCGCCGTCCGACTTCGACTCAGCGATTGACGGCGAGCTGGCCAGAACGTACCGGGATGTGGCGTCATTCGTCCCGGACGAGGCTCTGGTGACGCTGTGCCGGCTGCTGTACGACGTTCACAACGCGAAAGTCGTCATGAAAGGTGCCATGATGTCCGACGGAGGCACCGGCCGGCGGCTTGACCTGCTCAGCCCGCTCGGCTCGATGGACACCGACGGACTGGTCCTGACGCTTGAGGGCGGCGAGTGGGGCAAGCTGCCGTGGAACCTCGGCGAGTGCTGCCGTCAGGCGCAGGGGCACTGGGACCAGCATCACGATATGCAGGCGGTGGAGTGCCTCATTGACCGCGGCTACTACCGGGCTCTGCTCGATATTGCTTCGGGGCTGGATATGGACTTGGTCACGGCTTGGGCAAAGGCGAGAATCGACGGCGACAACGTCAAAAGCCTGCTTCGGCTCAGCCGGCTGCAGCTTGATCCGGGCGCAGTCGAGGCCTTTTTGCACCCCGGCGGGACGATTGATACGCCGCGGCTCAAGTCGCTTCTGGCCGAACCGGTCGAGAACTGGTCGAGAGAGCTTCAGGCTCACCCAATCGGCCGGCTGCTCGAGTCGTTCCAAGAAGGCGGAGCCTTCAGCACGCTGGTCGTCCGATTTGAACGGGACTTGGACGACTACATCTCGTCGGTTCTGGCGCCCTCTAAATTCGGAACGTTTGAGCCGGCGAACGTAGTTCGTTACCTGTGGGCCAGAGAGGTGGAGACCAAAAATCTGCGCATCGTTCTGGTGGCGGTGGCGAGCGGCGTGAATCGGGAAACGATAAGGGGGCTGCTGCGTCATGTCTAA
- a CDS encoding V-type ATP synthase subunit F, with translation MSKPQTSSMAAVGAYDTVLPFQAVGVKPYVLAPNDSPADVLQRLAAEGCGVVFVEEAVYQKESALVDRLNLEYGTSIIPIPGIRGSLGTGLRAIRASVERAVGMDIFAKE, from the coding sequence ATGTCTAAACCCCAGACGAGTTCAATGGCGGCTGTAGGAGCGTACGATACGGTTCTCCCGTTTCAGGCGGTAGGCGTTAAGCCGTACGTCCTCGCGCCCAATGACAGCCCGGCCGACGTCCTGCAGCGCTTGGCAGCCGAAGGCTGCGGCGTCGTGTTCGTCGAAGAGGCTGTATACCAGAAGGAAAGCGCGCTCGTCGACCGTCTGAATCTGGAGTACGGCACGAGCATTATCCCGATCCCGGGCATCAGAGGATCGCTCGGCACGGGGCTCAGAGCCATTCGAGCCAGCGTGGAGCGGGCCGTCGGGATGGACATCTTTGCCAAAGAATAG
- a CDS encoding V-type ATP synthase subunit D, with protein MALMNVNPNRMELTRLKNRLTVAKRGHKLLKDKQDALIKAFLEKAKAVRKTRETVEAELENCYKDFLMARAQTIPAMLEAALMSSAAACELTIESHNVMSVLVPEYRVEQKGSTFSYGMATTPASLDVALERFSQVIPKLLQLAADEKAVALMSSEIEKTRRRVNALEHVLIPSCIETIRHISMKLEEQERSTLSRLMKVKEIVRSH; from the coding sequence ATGGCGTTGATGAACGTGAACCCCAACCGGATGGAGCTGACCCGGCTCAAAAACCGGCTGACCGTGGCCAAACGGGGCCACAAGCTCCTGAAGGACAAGCAAGACGCCCTGATTAAAGCGTTCTTGGAAAAGGCGAAGGCCGTGCGCAAGACGCGGGAAACCGTCGAAGCCGAGTTGGAAAACTGCTACAAGGATTTCCTCATGGCTCGAGCTCAGACCATACCCGCCATGCTGGAAGCCGCGCTGATGAGCAGCGCGGCGGCCTGCGAGCTGACAATCGAAAGCCATAACGTGATGAGCGTGCTCGTCCCCGAGTACCGGGTAGAGCAGAAAGGCAGCACGTTCAGCTACGGCATGGCCACCACGCCGGCCAGTTTGGACGTGGCGTTGGAGAGGTTTTCTCAGGTGATCCCCAAGCTCCTTCAGCTGGCGGCGGACGAAAAGGCCGTGGCCCTGATGTCCTCTGAGATTGAGAAGACCCGCCGGCGCGTCAACGCGCTGGAACACGTGCTCATCCCGTCCTGCATCGAGACGATTCGCCATATCTCGATGAAGCTGGAAGAGCAGGAGCGGTCTACCCTGAGCCGGCTGATGAAGGTCAAGGAAATCGTCCGATCCCATTAG
- a CDS encoding V-type ATP synthase subunit B, whose amino-acid sequence MMLPREYRTVTSLQGPLLVVESVADVKYDELVEIELANGERRRGRVLEIDSNRALVQVFEGTDGIDVSSTVVRFLGRVLTLPVSADMLGRIFNGRGQPLDGGAPIIPEKSIDVNGLPMNPYSRDYPSEFIQTGISTIDGMNPMVRGQKLPIFSASGLPHNRMAAQLARQANVLGAKGNFAVVFAAMGITFEESSFFMEDFRKTGALERTVMFVNLADDPAIERITTPRLALTAAEYLAFEKNMHVLVILTDLTNYCEALREISAARKEVPGRRGYPGYLYTDLANLYERAGKLRGSTGSITQVPILTMPEGDKTHPIPDLTGYITEGQIILSQTLHRRGIYPPVDVMPSLSRLKDKGIGKGKTREDHADLMNQLFAAYARGKEAKELAVILGEGALSEEDKAFAQFAGRFEDEYVRQGEYENRTVEETLKLGWELLTIVPEKELKRVRDAWIEKYLRPLKESNGKNPAKAE is encoded by the coding sequence ATGATGCTGCCAAGAGAATACCGCACCGTCACGAGCCTTCAGGGGCCTCTGCTGGTCGTTGAGTCCGTGGCTGACGTCAAATACGACGAATTGGTCGAAATTGAACTGGCAAACGGCGAGCGGCGCCGAGGCCGAGTTCTGGAAATTGACTCCAACCGCGCGTTGGTACAGGTCTTTGAAGGGACGGACGGAATCGACGTTTCCAGCACGGTCGTCCGCTTCCTCGGGCGAGTGCTGACCCTGCCGGTGAGTGCCGACATGCTGGGTCGCATCTTCAACGGACGCGGTCAGCCGCTGGACGGCGGCGCGCCGATTATCCCGGAGAAGTCCATCGACGTGAACGGCCTGCCGATGAACCCGTACTCCCGGGACTACCCGTCCGAGTTCATTCAGACGGGCATCAGCACCATCGACGGGATGAATCCGATGGTCCGCGGCCAGAAGCTGCCGATCTTCTCCGCTTCCGGGCTGCCTCACAACCGCATGGCCGCTCAGCTGGCCCGTCAGGCCAACGTGTTGGGCGCCAAGGGGAACTTCGCCGTCGTGTTCGCCGCCATGGGCATCACGTTCGAGGAGTCGTCGTTCTTTATGGAAGACTTCCGAAAGACCGGCGCTCTGGAGCGGACCGTCATGTTCGTCAACTTGGCGGACGACCCGGCGATTGAGCGAATCACCACGCCACGCTTGGCTCTGACCGCTGCCGAGTATTTGGCGTTTGAAAAGAACATGCACGTGCTGGTGATCCTGACCGACCTGACCAACTACTGCGAGGCGCTCCGGGAAATTTCAGCCGCCCGCAAGGAAGTTCCCGGCCGGCGCGGATACCCCGGGTACCTGTACACCGACTTGGCGAACCTGTACGAGCGGGCCGGTAAGCTGCGCGGCAGCACCGGTTCCATCACCCAGGTTCCGATTCTCACCATGCCCGAAGGCGACAAGACTCACCCGATCCCCGACCTGACCGGCTACATCACCGAAGGCCAGATCATCCTGAGCCAGACCCTGCACCGCCGGGGCATTTACCCGCCGGTGGACGTCATGCCGTCCCTGTCCCGACTGAAGGATAAGGGTATCGGCAAGGGCAAGACGCGGGAAGATCATGCCGACCTGATGAACCAGCTGTTCGCCGCTTACGCCCGAGGCAAAGAGGCCAAAGAACTGGCCGTGATCCTCGGCGAAGGCGCGCTGAGCGAGGAAGACAAGGCGTTTGCCCAGTTCGCCGGCCGGTTCGAGGACGAATACGTCCGTCAGGGCGAGTACGAGAACCGCACCGTTGAAGAGACGCTCAAGTTAGGCTGGGAGCTGCTGACCATCGTGCCGGAGAAGGAACTGAAGCGCGTCCGGGACGCTTGGATTGAAAAGTATCTGAGACCGCTGAAGGAATCGAACGGCAAAAATCCGGCAAAAGCCGAGTAA